The following nucleotide sequence is from Ailuropoda melanoleuca isolate Jingjing unplaced genomic scaffold, ASM200744v2 unplaced-scaffold71861, whole genome shotgun sequence.
GCCCGCCGGCGCATCGCCGCGGACCCCGCAGGCCGCAGAGCCGCGGCGCCTGGCGTGCGGGAGAGGCTGCGGGGACGCGGCCGCAGCCCGGGCACCCGGGCCCAcagccctccagccctccccgACAGCCGGATCCACTCGCAGGTCTGGCGGGCGGCAGGGGTCCTGCGGGCGGAAGTGAGAAGCGAGGCGTGGGAGGAGGctgcaggctgggggctgggatcCCCTCGGCGGCTGACGCGGCCCAGAGAACCGGAGCGAGGACGGCGGCCGCCTCCCGACGCCCGACGCGCGCCAGCCGGGCCTTTTTTGGCGCTGAGGGAGAGCAGACGGGCAGGGCCGCCGCTTTTGGGGGAGCGAGGCTGAGCCGCCGCCCCCGGGaccaggaggaggggctgcctcGGGGGCGCCGCCGCGACCCAGATAGGTTGGGCGAACGCGGGAGCGGGCGGCGGCCCGtcgccttcctcctcctccgcgGCGCCATCCCTCTGCGCGCCCAACCCGGAACCCGGCGAGCgcgtgggggcggggaggcgAGCGCGCAGAGCTGGCGGGCACCCCCgcggcccccagccccccagccatGTCGGCCGAGGAGATGGTGCAGATCCGTCTGGAGGACCGCTGCTACCCGGTGAGCAAGAGGAAGCTTATCGAGCAGAGCGACTACTTCCGCGCCCTCTACCGCTCCGGCATGCGCGAGGCCCTGAGCCAGGAGGCCGGCGGCCCCGAGGTGCAGCAGCTGCGCGGCCTCAGCGCCCCGGGCCTGCGCCTAGTGCTGGACTTCATCAACGCCGGCGGGGCCCGCGAAGGCTGGCTCCTGGGCCCGCGGGCGGACAAGGGcggtggggtggaggaggaagaggagatggaCGAGGTGAGCCTGCTGGCCGAGCTGGTGGAAGCGGCCTCCTTCCTTCAGGTCACGTctctgctgcagctgctgctgtcCCAGGTGCGGCTCACCAACTGCCTGGAGCTGTACCGCCTGGCGCAGGTGTACGGGTTGCCCGACCTGCAGGAGGCCTGCCTGCGCTTCATGGTCGTCCACTTCCACGAGGTGCTGTGCAAGCCCCAGTTCCACCTCCTGGGGGCTCCTCCTCAGGCCCCCGGGGATGTCAGCCTGaagcagaggctgagagaggccCGGATGACCGGGACTCCTGTCCTCGTAGCCCTGGGGGATTTCTTGGGGGGACCCCTGGCCCCTCACCCCTACCAAGGGGAGCCCCCGTCCATGCTCAGGTATGAGGAGATGACTGAGCGTTGGTTCCCGCTGGCCAACAACCTTCCGCCCGACCTGGTGAACGTCAGGGGTTATGGGTCCGCCATCCTGGACAACTACCTCTTCATAGTGGGCGGGTATAGGATCACTAGCCAGGAGATCTCGGCTGCGCACTCCTACAACCCCAGCACCAACGAGTGGCTCCAGGTGGCC
It contains:
- the LOC117800531 gene encoding kelch-like protein 42 isoform X1; its protein translation is MSAEEMVQIRLEDRCYPVSKRKLIEQSDYFRALYRSGMREALSQEAGGPEVQQLRGLSAPGLRLVLDFINAGGAREGWLLGPRADKGGGVEEEEEMDEVSLLAELVEAASFLQVTSLLQLLLSQVRLTNCLELYRLAQVYGLPDLQEACLRFMVVHFHEVLCKPQFHLLGAPPQAPGDVSLKQRLREARMTGTPVLVALGDFLGGPLAPHPYQGEPPSMLRYEEMTERWFPLANNLPPDLVNVRGYGSAILDNYLFIVGGYRITSQEISAAHSYNPSTNEWLQVASMNQKSHRRLC
- the LOC117800531 gene encoding kelch-like protein 42 isoform X2 — protein: MSAEEMVQIRLEDRCYPVSKRKLIEQSDYFRALYRSGMREALSQEAGGPEVQQLRGLSAPGLRLVLDFINAGGAREGWLLGPRADKGGGVEEEEEMDEVSLLAELVEAASFLQVTSLLQLLLSQVRLTNCLELYRLAQVYGLPDLQEACLRFMVVHFHEVLCKPQFHLLGAPPQAPGDVSLKQRLREARMTGTPVLVALGDFLGGPLAPHPYQGEPPSMLRYEEMTERWFPLANNLPPDLVNVRGYGSAILDNYLFIVGGYRITSQEISAAHSYNPSTNEWLQVASMNQKRL